Proteins co-encoded in one Hypanus sabinus isolate sHypSab1 chromosome 6, sHypSab1.hap1, whole genome shotgun sequence genomic window:
- the LOC132395753 gene encoding cyclin-dependent kinase inhibitor 1-like isoform X2, translating to MVKLMPSPCEQWRAQAFRNRPVCRSLFGPVDRRQLRLELGAELWRGLDAAAKRWAFDFEAERPLPGDLQWEAVPNQDVPSFYRTVHVTSQGRLLNPLGPREGVEMGTPSAEKKPILPHGRKRRQALITDFYVMKRRFVPLDAEAKP from the exons GTAAAGTTGATGCCATCTCCCTGTGAACAGTGGCGGGCCCAGGCCTTCAGGAACAGGCCGGTATGCCGGAGCCTTTTCGGGCCGGTGGACAGGCGGCAGCTGCGGCTGGAGCTGGGAGCCGAGTTGTGGAGAGGCCTGGATGCGGCGGCCAAGAGGTGGGCCTTCGACTTCGAGGCGGAGCGCCCGCTGCCAGGCGACCTGCAGTGGGAGGCCGTCCCGAACCAGGATGTCCCGTCCTTTTACCGAACGGTACATGTCACCTCACAGGGGAGGCTCCTGAACCCACTCGGGCCGAGGGAGGGAGTTGAGATGGGCACCCCCTCAGCCGAGAAGAAGCCAATTCTGCCCCATGGACGCAAGAGGAGACAGGCTCTCATCAcgg ATTTCTACGTTATGAAGAGAAGATTCGTGCCACTGGATGCTGAGGCTAAGCCTTAA